One Bradyrhizobium zhanjiangense DNA segment encodes these proteins:
- a CDS encoding patatin-like phospholipase family protein, whose amino-acid sequence MNGMQDNAQNNGTDLPGQVVLVLQGGGALGSYQAGVYQALHEAGIEPDWIIGTSIGAINASLIAGNAPRQRLARLREFWKRMEQNPIWNLRTAFPGFNEKLTYWSTVTNGIPGFFRPNPLAHAGDSFPLGADHAGFYSTAPLEKTLLELVDFSLVNRCSPRLTVGAAHVRTSQMRYFDSRDGDLSVKHVMASGALPPAFPAVRIDGELYWDGGILSNTPTEAVFDDNPRKDSLIFAVHLWNPVGAEPTTMAEVLNRHKDVQYSSRIASQIARQQQAHRLRHVINQLAARLPERERSDPAVRELTSHGCPTRMHVVRLLAPQLDRESHTKDIDFSPSGIMQRWDAGYAHTRSVLARKPWIGEFDPLAGVVLHEHMDVLPIAAE is encoded by the coding sequence ATGAACGGCATGCAGGACAACGCGCAGAACAATGGTACGGACCTGCCGGGCCAGGTCGTGCTGGTGCTTCAGGGCGGCGGCGCACTCGGGTCCTATCAGGCCGGGGTGTATCAGGCGCTGCACGAGGCCGGCATCGAGCCTGACTGGATCATCGGCACCTCGATCGGCGCCATCAATGCGAGCCTCATTGCGGGCAACGCGCCTCGGCAGCGACTCGCGCGTCTGAGGGAGTTCTGGAAACGGATGGAGCAGAATCCGATCTGGAATTTGCGCACCGCGTTTCCCGGCTTCAACGAGAAGCTGACCTATTGGTCGACGGTCACCAACGGCATTCCCGGCTTCTTCCGGCCCAATCCGCTGGCGCATGCGGGGGATTCCTTTCCGCTCGGCGCCGACCACGCCGGCTTCTATTCGACTGCGCCGCTGGAGAAGACGCTGCTCGAACTCGTCGATTTCAGCCTCGTCAACCGCTGTTCGCCGCGCTTGACGGTCGGTGCGGCTCATGTCCGCACCAGCCAGATGCGCTATTTCGACAGCCGCGACGGTGATCTCTCGGTGAAGCACGTCATGGCCTCGGGCGCGCTGCCGCCGGCCTTCCCTGCGGTGCGCATCGACGGCGAGCTCTATTGGGACGGCGGCATCCTGTCCAACACGCCGACAGAGGCGGTGTTCGACGACAATCCGCGTAAGGACTCGCTGATCTTCGCGGTGCATCTGTGGAATCCGGTTGGAGCCGAGCCGACCACGATGGCGGAGGTGCTTAACCGTCACAAGGACGTGCAATATTCCAGCCGGATCGCCAGCCAGATCGCGCGCCAGCAGCAGGCCCATCGCCTGCGCCACGTCATCAACCAGCTCGCCGCGCGATTGCCCGAGCGCGAGCGCAGCGATCCGGCGGTGCGCGAGCTCACGAGCCATGGCTGCCCAACGCGCATGCATGTGGTGCGCCTGCTCGCCCCGCAGCTGGACCGCGAGAGCCACACCAAGGATATCGATTTCAGTCCGTCAGGCATCATGCAGCGCTGGGATGCAGGCTATGCCCACACGAGATCCGTGCTTGCGCGAAAGCCCTGGATCGGTGAATTCGATCCGCTCGCCGGCGTGGTGCTGCACGAGCATATGGACGTGCTGCCGATTGCGGCGGAGTGA
- a CDS encoding peroxiredoxin-like family protein, whose product MTSLSPADAEQLRLAFQRCRDMDGTLNDQLRAYADASRKVFPAYGEAVDRLVARLNGNGGGETAPRPGDAMPPFMLPDESGRLVALNALLESGPVAVMFFRGHWCPYCRLNVRAVVQALDRIRAIGAQVVAIVPETQEYTRQLKSDAGAPFPILTDLDNGYALSLNLAIWLGAEIQHLLSYQDMAKFHGNDGWVLPIPAVFVVGRDGLVKARFVDPDFRKRMEIDDLLAALEDARRGKLSFA is encoded by the coding sequence ATGACGTCTCTCTCGCCCGCCGACGCCGAACAGCTCAGGCTTGCTTTCCAGCGCTGCCGCGACATGGACGGTACGCTGAACGACCAGCTCCGCGCCTATGCCGACGCCAGCCGGAAGGTGTTCCCCGCCTATGGCGAGGCGGTCGATCGCCTGGTCGCGCGGTTAAATGGAAACGGGGGTGGTGAGACGGCGCCGCGTCCGGGCGATGCGATGCCGCCGTTCATGCTGCCCGACGAGAGTGGACGTCTCGTCGCGCTGAATGCGCTGCTGGAGAGCGGCCCGGTTGCGGTGATGTTCTTCCGCGGCCATTGGTGCCCGTATTGCCGGCTCAATGTCCGCGCGGTGGTCCAGGCACTCGACCGCATCAGGGCGATAGGGGCACAGGTCGTCGCAATCGTGCCGGAAACGCAGGAATATACGCGGCAGCTGAAGTCAGATGCCGGTGCGCCGTTTCCGATCCTGACCGATCTCGACAACGGCTACGCGCTCTCGCTCAATCTCGCGATCTGGCTCGGCGCCGAGATCCAGCATCTGTTGTCCTATCAGGACATGGCGAAATTCCACGGCAATGACGGCTGGGTCCTGCCGATCCCGGCCGTGTTCGTGGTCGGACGCGACGGCCTCGTGAAGGCCCGCTTCGTCGATCCCGATTTCCGCAAGCGCATGGAGATCGATGATCTCCTGGCCGCGCTGGAGGATGCACGCAGGGGAAAGCTGAGCTTCGCATAA
- the glgA gene encoding glycogen synthase GlgA, with translation MRVLFVTTEMDDFVRVGGLGAVSAALPRALRSFADIRIMLPGYRDIIEQLTHIQIVGRCPAFAEMPACSLGRAATKDGLPVYVLLCSQLYDRPGNPYGDESGRDWPDNDIRFARLASAAAELAMGTLDKNWAADLIHANDWQASLVPAYLAWRGAKLPSILTIHNLAYQGLFPKDSLRRIGAPESSFHIDGVEFYDQVSFLKAGLVYASHLTTVSGTYAREITTAEFGCGLEGLLRVRSDAAELTGILNGIDESWDPRSCSQLAQQFGAGDWIGKKANADYVRKQFGLAVSRGPMFGIVARLVHQKGIDLVLSAADEIVDAGGQIVITGSGEPALEQAVINAHRRRPDAIGVVIGFNDAQARRIFAGSDFTLMPSRFEPCGLSQMYAQRFGSLPIGHQTGGLAETITDGETGFLFARPSRESFIGGVRRAFEAFMAQDQLDTMRRSAMGRSFSWSISAGCYSALYRKLASV, from the coding sequence TTGAGGGTCTTGTTCGTCACGACAGAGATGGACGACTTCGTCCGCGTCGGCGGACTTGGAGCCGTTTCTGCTGCTCTCCCCCGCGCCCTTCGCTCCTTTGCCGATATCCGGATCATGCTGCCCGGCTATCGCGACATCATCGAACAACTTACGCACATTCAAATCGTTGGCCGCTGTCCGGCATTTGCGGAGATGCCAGCCTGCTCGCTCGGGCGGGCCGCGACCAAGGACGGCCTGCCGGTCTACGTGCTGTTGTGCTCACAGCTCTATGACCGGCCCGGCAATCCCTATGGCGACGAATCCGGGCGCGACTGGCCGGACAACGACATCCGCTTCGCGCGCCTTGCCTCGGCCGCCGCTGAGCTGGCCATGGGCACGCTGGACAAGAATTGGGCAGCAGACCTGATCCATGCCAATGACTGGCAGGCCTCACTCGTGCCGGCCTATCTCGCCTGGCGCGGCGCCAAGCTGCCGTCGATCCTGACCATCCACAACCTCGCCTATCAGGGCCTCTTCCCAAAGGACTCGCTGCGGCGGATCGGCGCGCCGGAGAGCTCGTTCCATATCGACGGCGTCGAATTCTACGATCAGGTCTCCTTCCTCAAGGCCGGGCTGGTCTATGCCTCGCACCTCACCACGGTCAGCGGCACCTATGCGCGCGAGATCACCACGGCCGAATTCGGCTGCGGTCTCGAAGGCCTGCTTCGCGTCCGCTCCGACGCCGCCGAGCTCACCGGCATCCTCAACGGGATAGACGAGAGCTGGGACCCACGCTCCTGCTCACAGCTCGCCCAGCAATTCGGCGCCGGCGACTGGATCGGCAAGAAAGCGAATGCGGACTACGTGCGCAAGCAGTTCGGGCTTGCGGTCTCACGCGGCCCCATGTTCGGCATCGTCGCCCGCCTCGTGCACCAGAAGGGCATCGACCTCGTGCTGTCGGCCGCCGACGAGATCGTCGATGCCGGTGGCCAGATCGTGATCACCGGTTCCGGCGAACCGGCGCTCGAGCAGGCCGTGATCAACGCGCATCGCCGCCGCCCCGATGCCATCGGGGTCGTGATCGGCTTCAACGACGCCCAGGCGCGCCGCATCTTCGCCGGCAGCGATTTCACCCTGATGCCCTCGCGCTTCGAACCGTGCGGGCTCAGCCAAATGTACGCCCAGCGCTTCGGTTCGCTGCCGATCGGACACCAGACCGGCGGTCTGGCCGAGACCATTACCGACGGCGAGACCGGCTTCTTGTTCGCAAGGCCCTCGCGCGAATCCTTCATCGGCGGCGTCCGCCGCGCGTTCGAGGCGTTCATGGCGCAGGACCAGCTCGATACCATGCGCCGCAGCGCAATGGGACGATCGTTCTCCTGGAGCATCTCGGCCGGCTGCTACAGCGCGCTGTACCGGAAGCTGGCGTCGGTGTGA
- a CDS encoding IS5 family transposase: protein MRPKKHRTTGSDDLFRARLDQIINMKHELVQLAGKVDWDWIDGEVAPLYSENGRPGIATRFMIGLLLLKQIYGLSDEGVCERWVHDPYFQYVTGEEFFQHAFPHERSDLSHWRKRLGDKLELLLAESLRVAHEAGALRSQDLKRVTVDTTVQPKAITFPTDAKLLHAAIKGLNRLARKHGVRLRQSYLRIAKTAAMMAGRYAHAKQFKRHQRQLRILRSRLGRIIRDIRRKIEGQTVLENAFALPLSRASQIRSQQQRQRGWKLYSFHAPEVECIGKGKAAAPYEFGVKASIVTNNRRAPGGLFVLHARALPDNPYDGHTLRDVIDRTETLTGCAIERAYVDKGYRGHDAQNPRRVFISGQKRGVFGVIKRELRRRSAIEPIIGHLKADGHLGRCYLKGRAGDAANVILSAVGHNFRRILAWLRELLCLILVQLWRTFVRHATLNSPS, encoded by the coding sequence ATGCGACCGAAGAAGCACAGGACGACGGGATCGGACGATCTGTTCCGCGCCAGGCTCGACCAGATCATCAACATGAAGCACGAGCTGGTTCAGCTCGCCGGTAAGGTCGATTGGGACTGGATCGACGGCGAGGTCGCGCCGCTCTATAGCGAGAACGGCAGGCCCGGGATCGCGACCCGCTTCATGATCGGGCTGCTGCTGCTCAAGCAGATTTACGGCCTGTCCGATGAGGGGGTGTGCGAGCGCTGGGTCCATGACCCGTATTTCCAGTACGTCACCGGCGAAGAGTTCTTCCAGCACGCGTTCCCGCACGAGCGCTCGGACCTGAGCCACTGGCGCAAGCGGCTCGGCGACAAGCTGGAGCTGTTGCTGGCCGAGAGCCTGCGGGTGGCGCACGAGGCCGGCGCGTTACGCAGCCAAGACCTCAAGCGCGTCACGGTCGATACCACGGTGCAGCCAAAGGCCATCACCTTCCCGACCGATGCCAAGCTGCTGCACGCGGCGATCAAGGGGCTCAACCGCCTGGCGAGGAAGCACGGGGTCAGGCTGCGGCAATCCTATCTTCGCATTGCCAAGACCGCGGCCATGATGGCGGGGCGCTACGCCCATGCCAAGCAATTCAAGCGGCATCAGCGGCAGCTGCGCATCCTGCGCAGCCGGCTGGGCCGGATCATCCGCGATATCCGCCGCAAGATCGAAGGTCAGACCGTGCTCGAGAACGCCTTCGCCCTCCCGCTCAGCCGGGCTTCGCAGATCCGCTCGCAGCAACAGCGCCAGCGCGGCTGGAAGCTGTATTCCTTCCACGCTCCGGAGGTCGAGTGCATCGGCAAGGGCAAAGCAGCCGCGCCTTACGAGTTCGGTGTCAAAGCCTCCATCGTCACCAACAACCGCCGTGCTCCCGGCGGCCTGTTCGTGCTGCACGCCAGGGCGCTACCCGATAACCCGTACGACGGTCACACCTTGCGGGACGTCATCGACCGCACCGAGACTCTCACCGGCTGCGCGATCGAGCGGGCCTATGTCGACAAGGGATACCGCGGCCACGACGCTCAAAATCCCCGACGCGTCTTCATCTCTGGCCAGAAGCGCGGCGTCTTCGGTGTCATCAAGCGCGAGCTGCGCCGCCGCTCCGCCATCGAACCCATCATCGGACACCTGAAGGCCGATGGTCACCTCGGCCGCTGCTACCTTAAAGGCCGCGCCGGAGATGCGGCCAACGTCATCCTCTCCGCCGTCGGCCACAACTTCCGCCGCATCCTCGCCTGGCTCAGAGAACTCTTGTGCCTCATCCTGGTCCAGCTATGGCGCACGTTCGTCCGTCACGCCACGCTCAATTCGCCTTCTTAA
- the ccoS gene encoding cbb3-type cytochrome oxidase assembly protein CcoS: MEILVILVPLALALGSAGLIAFLWSLRSGQYDDLDGAAWRAFADDEPPQQAPTSASASSQS, translated from the coding sequence ATGGAGATCCTGGTCATTCTGGTCCCGCTGGCGCTGGCTCTCGGCAGTGCCGGTCTCATAGCTTTTCTCTGGTCGCTGCGGAGCGGCCAATACGACGATCTCGACGGCGCCGCCTGGCGCGCGTTTGCCGACGACGAGCCGCCGCAACAGGCGCCGACTAGCGCTAGCGCTTCAAGTCAATCGTGA
- a CDS encoding MFS transporter yields the protein MIDLSTPIKPGAVPMDGLSPGLALRSLVIGLTAFLTVVDLFATQAILPSLTRHYGVTPAAMGFAVNASTFGMAVASLVVGFFSPHINRRNGILLSLALLAIPTSLLASAPNLAVFTALRVAQGLCMASAFALTLAYLGEQCSAMDAGGAFAAYITGNVASNLVGRLISAAVADGLGLAWNFYVFAALNLAGAALVYVTIKHVQPTHAMSATGSPLAAMFAHWRDPRLRAAYGIGFCILFAFIGTFTFVNFILVRPPLSLGMMGLGFVYVVFLPSVLTTLLAGRIASRLGPRPTIWGSLAVAGIGLPLMLTPHLGAVLAGMVLVGVGTFFAQATATGFVGQAATDGRGIASGTYLACYFCGGLVGTAVLGRLFDAFGWQACVAGVGLALAAAALLTIDLKR from the coding sequence ATGATCGATCTTTCCACTCCGATCAAACCGGGCGCGGTGCCCATGGATGGGCTTTCCCCAGGTCTCGCGCTGCGTTCGCTCGTGATCGGCCTCACCGCATTCCTGACTGTCGTCGACCTGTTCGCGACGCAGGCGATCCTACCCTCGCTGACGCGCCACTATGGCGTCACGCCGGCGGCGATGGGCTTCGCGGTCAATGCCAGCACCTTCGGCATGGCCGTCGCGAGCCTCGTCGTTGGCTTCTTCAGCCCACATATCAATCGTCGGAACGGCATCTTGCTCAGCCTGGCACTTCTTGCGATTCCGACGAGCCTGCTGGCGTCCGCACCCAATCTTGCCGTCTTTACCGCCTTACGCGTAGCTCAGGGCCTCTGCATGGCATCCGCCTTCGCGTTGACGCTCGCCTATCTCGGCGAGCAATGCAGCGCGATGGACGCCGGCGGCGCGTTTGCCGCCTATATCACCGGAAACGTCGCCAGCAATCTCGTTGGTCGGCTGATCTCAGCGGCCGTCGCCGATGGCCTCGGCCTCGCGTGGAATTTCTACGTTTTCGCTGCCCTCAATCTCGCCGGCGCGGCGCTGGTCTATGTCACCATCAAGCACGTCCAGCCGACGCATGCGATGAGCGCCACGGGGTCGCCGCTCGCCGCGATGTTCGCACATTGGCGCGACCCGCGATTGCGCGCCGCCTACGGCATCGGCTTCTGCATCCTGTTCGCCTTCATCGGCACCTTCACGTTCGTCAATTTCATTCTGGTGCGGCCGCCGCTATCGCTCGGCATGATGGGGCTGGGCTTCGTCTATGTCGTCTTCCTGCCCTCGGTGCTCACGACATTGCTAGCGGGCAGAATAGCATCGCGCCTCGGACCACGGCCGACGATCTGGGGCTCGCTCGCCGTCGCCGGGATAGGTTTGCCGTTGATGCTGACGCCGCATCTGGGCGCGGTGCTCGCGGGGATGGTCCTGGTCGGCGTCGGTACGTTCTTCGCGCAAGCGACCGCCACCGGTTTCGTCGGACAGGCGGCCACCGACGGCCGCGGCATCGCCAGCGGCACCTATCTCGCCTGCTATTTCTGCGGCGGGCTCGTCGGCACGGCCGTGCTCGGACGGCTGTTCGACGCCTTCGGCTGGCAGGCCTGCGTGGCCGGCGTGGGTCTGGCCCTCGCGGCGGCAGCTCTGCTCACGATTGACTTGAAGCGCTAG
- a CDS encoding LysR family transcriptional regulator, which yields MEMHQVRYFLAVAQLLNFTRAAEECNVTQPSLTRAIKQLEAELGGDLFRRERPAAQLTELGQRMHPLLKQCYDAAVGARSLASSFKSGEIGALRIALTHSIDLSLLIPHLNQIRRQFNRLEFRFLRGTSREVGEFLKKGEAELGIAAEIDEAWERLDVWPLFTETFELVVGDGHRLAGRSSVELEDLRSEQLLSRTFCEHSGRISASLREHGIDIEHGHEVSNERDLIELVDADMGIAMLPHTSPVPERLTRAAVTGLDARRTVSLYGVAGRQRTAVGNAVMRMLRGADWRELAG from the coding sequence ATGGAAATGCATCAGGTCCGCTATTTCCTCGCGGTGGCGCAGCTGTTGAACTTCACGCGTGCCGCCGAGGAGTGCAACGTGACGCAGCCGTCGCTGACGCGCGCGATCAAGCAGCTCGAGGCCGAGCTCGGCGGCGACCTGTTTCGTCGCGAGCGACCGGCTGCGCAGCTGACCGAGCTCGGCCAGCGCATGCATCCGCTCTTGAAGCAGTGCTATGACGCCGCCGTCGGCGCGCGTTCCCTCGCCTCCTCGTTCAAGAGCGGTGAGATCGGCGCGCTCCGCATTGCGCTGACACATTCGATCGATCTGTCGCTGCTCATTCCCCATCTCAACCAGATCAGGCGGCAGTTCAACCGGCTCGAATTCCGCTTCCTGCGCGGGACGAGCCGCGAGGTCGGCGAATTCCTGAAGAAGGGCGAGGCCGAGCTCGGGATTGCCGCCGAGATCGATGAGGCCTGGGAACGGCTCGACGTCTGGCCCCTCTTCACGGAAACTTTTGAGCTCGTCGTCGGCGATGGCCATCGGCTGGCCGGCCGCAGCTCGGTCGAACTGGAGGACTTGCGATCGGAGCAGCTTCTGAGCCGGACGTTCTGCGAGCATTCCGGCCGGATCTCTGCGAGCCTGCGCGAACACGGCATCGACATCGAACATGGCCACGAAGTCTCGAACGAGCGCGATCTGATCGAGCTGGTCGACGCCGACATGGGCATCGCCATGCTGCCGCACACCTCGCCCGTGCCGGAACGGCTGACGCGCGCCGCGGTGACGGGGCTGGACGCCCGCCGTACCGTCAGCCTTTACGGGGTGGCCGGCCGGCAGCGCACGGCAGTGGGCAATGCCGTGATGCGCATGCTGCGCGGCGCGGACTGGCGAGAGCTGGCGGGCTAG
- a CDS encoding cupin domain-containing protein has protein sequence MSRHHIVSRVVWTGVAVLGTLTFATPVFAGECPTDKIKPNAQQMVDYKPVGVTDVTLGAIDLGKQPAHIEGRELRFRKLTIAPGGIVPWHSHDDRPALIFVQQGEIVEYASNCADPIVHKAGDIRPEVYGTSHWWKNLGKETVILYVGDVRKDPNDHHM, from the coding sequence ATGTCTAGGCATCACATCGTGTCGCGCGTGGTTTGGACAGGCGTTGCCGTTCTCGGAACGCTGACATTTGCGACACCGGTTTTCGCCGGCGAGTGCCCCACCGACAAGATCAAGCCGAACGCCCAGCAGATGGTCGATTACAAGCCGGTCGGCGTCACCGACGTCACGCTCGGTGCGATCGACCTCGGCAAGCAGCCGGCGCATATCGAGGGCCGTGAGCTGCGCTTCCGCAAGCTGACGATCGCGCCCGGCGGCATCGTGCCCTGGCACAGCCATGACGACCGCCCTGCTTTGATCTTCGTGCAGCAGGGCGAGATCGTCGAATACGCCTCCAACTGCGCCGATCCGATCGTGCACAAGGCCGGCGACATCCGTCCCGAAGTCTACGGCACCTCGCACTGGTGGAAGAACCTCGGCAAGGAAACCGTCATTCTCTATGTCGGCGACGTCCGCAAGGACCCGAACGACCACCACATGTAA
- a CDS encoding oxygenase MpaB family protein — protein MVGEKDLEASLETLRANAAGPVAGVFGPSSLTWRIDREAVIFLGAGRALLLQLAHPWVAAAIAEHSSTLADPIGRFHRTFDIVFTMVFGSLDRALLSSRQLHRRHSMIIGEMPETVGPFAAGSRYCANDIPSLRWVHATLVETALMVHDLVLPPLSAEERERYWSEARLYGALFGLTGDDLPADWSGFAAYNAAMAQSDTLTVSPAARQIAEQIFRGARPWLRPPRWYRALAARMLPERLRAGFGLVLDARDIKAADNALTWIRRVYPKLPDRLRYVGPYQEAQARLRGEPQPDWMIRCLNRAWIGRPQMDVRGKG, from the coding sequence TTGGTCGGTGAGAAAGATCTGGAGGCGTCGCTCGAAACGCTGCGTGCGAACGCGGCGGGACCGGTCGCCGGCGTGTTCGGTCCGTCCTCGCTGACCTGGCGCATCGACCGGGAGGCCGTGATCTTTCTCGGCGCCGGCCGTGCGCTGTTGCTGCAACTGGCGCATCCGTGGGTGGCGGCGGCGATCGCCGAGCATTCGAGCACCCTTGCCGACCCGATCGGCCGCTTCCATCGCACTTTCGACATCGTCTTTACCATGGTGTTCGGCTCGCTGGACCGGGCGCTGCTGTCGTCCCGGCAGCTGCACCGGCGCCACAGCATGATCATTGGCGAGATGCCCGAGACCGTCGGTCCGTTCGCGGCCGGCTCGCGCTATTGCGCCAACGACATTCCCTCGCTCCGCTGGGTCCATGCGACGCTGGTCGAGACCGCGCTGATGGTGCATGATCTGGTGCTGCCGCCGCTCTCGGCGGAGGAGCGCGAGCGCTATTGGAGCGAGGCCCGGCTGTACGGCGCCCTGTTCGGACTGACGGGGGATGATTTGCCGGCGGACTGGTCCGGCTTCGCAGCCTACAATGCGGCGATGGCGCAGTCGGATACGCTGACCGTCAGCCCGGCCGCGCGCCAGATCGCCGAACAGATCTTCAGAGGCGCCCGCCCCTGGTTGCGGCCACCGCGATGGTACCGCGCGCTCGCGGCGCGCATGCTGCCGGAGCGGCTGCGCGCCGGATTCGGCCTTGTGCTTGACGCGCGCGACATCAAAGCTGCCGACAATGCGCTGACCTGGATCAGGCGCGTCTATCCGAAACTGCCCGACCGGCTGCGCTATGTCGGCCCCTATCAGGAGGCGCAGGCGCGCTTGCGGGGCGAGCCGCAGCCCGACTGGATGATCCGGTGCCTGAACCGCGCCTGGATCGGGCGGCCGCAGATGGACGTGCGCGGGAAGGGGTGA
- a CDS encoding 3-hydroxybutyrate dehydrogenase: MNISLKPQTSQPARALAGKVALVTGSTSGIGLGVAWALAAAGADIVLNGLGVASEIDRTREQLAAEFGIKASYSPADMTRPKSIAEMIAATIAQSGRLDILVNNAGIQHVAPLDQFPVEKWDQILAINLTSAFHTTRLALPAMRRNGFGRIINIASAHGLVGSPFKAAYVAAKHGIVGLTKVTALETAEEGITCNAVCPGYVYTPLVEAQIDGQAKAHGVSRDQVIRDVLLVQQPNKRFATVEELGALTVFLATEAAASITGIALPVDGGWTAH, translated from the coding sequence ATGAACATATCGCTGAAGCCACAGACGTCTCAACCTGCGCGCGCGCTGGCCGGAAAGGTTGCGCTGGTCACGGGCTCGACCAGCGGCATTGGGCTCGGCGTCGCATGGGCGCTGGCTGCCGCGGGTGCCGACATCGTGCTCAATGGCCTCGGTGTCGCGAGCGAGATCGACCGGACGCGCGAGCAGCTCGCCGCCGAATTCGGCATCAAGGCGAGCTACTCGCCCGCAGACATGACGAGGCCCAAATCGATCGCCGAGATGATCGCGGCCACCATCGCCCAATCCGGCCGGCTCGACATCCTCGTCAACAACGCCGGCATCCAGCATGTCGCGCCGCTCGACCAGTTTCCAGTCGAGAAATGGGACCAGATCCTCGCGATCAATCTGACGTCCGCCTTCCACACCACGCGACTCGCGTTGCCGGCCATGCGCCGGAACGGTTTTGGCCGGATCATCAACATCGCCTCTGCGCATGGTCTGGTCGGCTCGCCGTTCAAGGCGGCCTATGTCGCCGCCAAGCATGGGATCGTCGGTCTCACCAAGGTGACGGCGCTCGAGACCGCGGAGGAGGGCATCACCTGCAATGCCGTCTGTCCGGGCTACGTCTACACACCGCTGGTCGAGGCGCAGATCGACGGACAGGCCAAGGCGCACGGCGTCTCCCGCGATCAGGTGATCCGTGACGTGCTGCTCGTGCAGCAGCCGAACAAGCGTTTCGCCACGGTCGAGGAGCTTGGCGCGCTCACGGTGTTCCTGGCGACGGAAGCGGCCGCTTCCATCACCGGCATTGCGCTTCCGGTCGATGGCGGCTGGACCGCGCATTGA
- a CDS encoding CaiB/BaiF CoA transferase family protein codes for MQLADKHEGTTTKAFAGLRVLDFSTTIAGPHCTRMLADMGAEVIKIETDGGETMRTRPPLRKGCSTTFGQLNVGKKSVVLDLKSEDGKEAVRRLAATADVLVENFRPGVMHRLRLDYDSMRQVNQKLIYCSISGYGQTGPSAELPAYAPVIHAASGYDMAHLAYQPGRNRPDYCGIYHADVVTGTYGFGAIASALYQRTVTGLGQHIDVSMLETMLSLTLTELQSSQFAVKPPPRPMFGPTETENGYVMITIASEKTFQGLMGVIGRLAWISDPRFSTYAARRENWADMMDGVEAWSRQLTTDACLAALGAAGVPASAYRTVSEALADPQLAHRQALSEVRDGGGSFQVLNLPFRMSGADTTPAKTMAVLGEHTDALRDEIGLADEAPIPSGKTAATC; via the coding sequence ATGCAGCTAGCAGATAAGCATGAGGGGACGACGACAAAGGCCTTCGCCGGCCTGCGGGTCCTGGATTTTTCGACCACGATTGCCGGTCCCCACTGCACGCGCATGCTCGCCGACATGGGCGCCGAGGTGATCAAGATCGAGACCGACGGCGGCGAGACGATGCGGACCCGGCCGCCGCTGCGCAAGGGGTGCAGCACCACGTTCGGCCAGCTCAATGTCGGCAAGAAAAGCGTGGTGCTCGACCTCAAATCCGAGGACGGCAAGGAGGCGGTGCGCCGGCTGGCCGCGACCGCCGACGTCCTGGTCGAGAACTTCCGCCCGGGGGTGATGCACCGGCTGCGGCTCGACTACGACAGCATGCGTCAGGTCAACCAAAAGCTGATCTACTGCTCGATCTCGGGCTACGGCCAGACCGGCCCCTCGGCCGAGCTGCCGGCCTATGCGCCGGTGATCCACGCGGCCTCGGGCTACGACATGGCGCATCTCGCTTACCAGCCCGGCCGCAACCGCCCCGACTATTGCGGCATCTATCATGCCGACGTCGTCACCGGCACGTACGGCTTCGGCGCGATCGCTTCGGCGCTCTATCAGCGCACGGTCACGGGTCTCGGCCAGCACATCGACGTTTCCATGCTGGAAACGATGCTGTCGCTGACGCTGACCGAGTTGCAGAGCTCGCAATTCGCCGTGAAGCCGCCGCCGCGCCCGATGTTCGGGCCGACCGAGACGGAAAACGGCTATGTCATGATCACGATCGCGAGCGAGAAGACGTTTCAGGGTTTGATGGGGGTGATCGGCCGCCTCGCCTGGATCTCCGATCCGCGCTTCTCGACCTACGCCGCGCGCCGCGAGAACTGGGCCGACATGATGGACGGCGTCGAAGCCTGGTCACGGCAGCTCACGACCGATGCATGCCTTGCCGCGCTCGGCGCGGCCGGCGTCCCGGCCTCGGCCTATCGCACCGTGTCAGAAGCGCTGGCCGATCCGCAGCTCGCGCACCGGCAGGCGCTGTCCGAGGTGCGGGACGGGGGCGGTTCATTCCAGGTCCTCAATCTGCCGTTCCGAATGTCGGGCGCCGACACCACGCCGGCCAAGACGATGGCCGTGCTCGGCGAGCACACGGATGCGCTACGCGATGAGATCGGCCTCGCGGACGAAGCGCCAATTCCATCAGGCAAAACGGCCGCGACGTGCTGA